The DNA region GGAACGCCACGCGCTTCGTGCTGATGAACTGCGAGGGCAAGGATGTCGGCCAGGACGAAAGCCTGCCGCTGGAATTCTCCGCTGCCGACAAGTGGATGATCGGCGAACTGCAGAAAGCCGAAGCCGAGATGGCGACGCACTTCGCCGACTACCGCTTCGACATGGCCGCGCGTACCGTATACGAACTGGTGTGGAACACCTACTGCGACTGGTATGTGGAACTGGCCAAGGTGCAGCTGAACGGCAGCGAAGCGCAGCAGCGCGGTACCCGCCGCACGCTGGTGCGCGTACTGGAGACCATCCTGCGCCTGGCACATCCCATCATCCCGTTCATCACCGAAGAGCTGTGGCAGTCGGTCGCGCCGATGGCCAATGCCAAAGGCGACAGCATCATGCTGCAAGCCTATCCGCAGGCCGACAGCAGCAAGATCGACGCTGCCGCTACCGCACAGATCGCGCTGCTGCAGGAACTCGTCAACGCCTGCCGCAGCCTGCGCAGCGAGATGAACCTGTCGCCTGCCGCGCGCGTGCCGCTGATCGCCGCGGGCGATGCCGCCACGCTGAAGGCGCTCGCCCCCTACATCAGCAGCCTCGCGAAGTTGAGCGAAGTGCAGATCGAGAGCGAACTGCCGGAAGGCGACGCCCCCGTTTCCATCGTCGGCCAATTCAAGCTGATGCTGAAGGTGGAGATCGACGTCGCCGCCGAACGCGAGCGCCTGGACAAGGAGATCGCGCGCCTCACCAACGAGATCGCCAAGGCCAATGCCAAACTCGGCAACGAGAGCTTCGTGGCACGCGCGCCGGCGGCGGTGGTGGAGCAGGAAAAGAAACGGCTGGAAGAATTCGGTGCGACGCTGGTGCAGTTGCAGGCACAGCGGAAAAAGCTCGGCTAAACCACCCGGCCCGCAAGCCAATAGAAACGGCGACCTTCAGGCATGCAGCCCGAAGGTCGCCGATTCCAGGTGACTTTCACGATAAATGCCTGAAGAACCCCTATTTGCAAGGCTTGCAGGGCATCCGGTGTCCTGCCGCCTTAGCGGCGGCGGATCAGGAAGATGAATTCGCCGCCGACTTCCGTCGACGACAGCAGTTCGTTGCCGGTCTTGCTGCAGAAATCCACGAAGTCCTTGGGCGAACCCTTGTCCGTCGCGACTATCCTCAGCACCTGTCCTGCGCTCATCGCCGACAGCGATTTCTTGGCGCGCAGGATGGGCAGCGGACAGGCCAGCTGCCGCACATCCAGTTCGACATCGAATGCGGTACCGCTCACGCGACGATCTCTCCGCCCGCCTGCGCCCAGGCCATGATGCCGCCCTGCAGGTTGTAGACGTCCGACAACCCCTGCGCCGCGGCGAATGCGGCTGCCTGCGCGGAACGTCCACCCATCTGGCAATAGAACACCGTGGTCTTGCCGGCATCGAGATCCTGCAGGCGCATCGGCAACAGATGCAGCGGCAAGCAGATCGCGCCGCCGATGCGGCCGCGCGCGATTTCGGCATCGGTGCGCACATCCACCAGTTGCACCTTGCCGCTGGACAGCAGTTTGGGTAATTCGTTTGCGGTAATAATCTTGAAATCAGCCACTTCTACTTTCTCCACTTCAAAAAATCATTGTTCGTCGCCATGGTCGCTCAACAGCCGCGCGATGCGCGTGTTTGCCATGGACAACCGTTTCACCAGTATCTCCAGGAACGCCTCGCTGAACCGGTAACGGCAGTTCGCCGTGGCGCGCTCCAGCATCTCCGGATCGACCTCGATCAGCGAGACCTCCGTCTTGGTGATCACGTCGGTGGTGCGCCGCGCCTCCTTGCCCGAGAGATGCGCCATCTCGCCGAAGCAATCACCCTTGTGCAGCAGGCTCAACAGCCTGCCCTGCTTGACCACGCGCACCGAACCGCTGGCGATAATGTAGAAGCGATGCCCCTCCTCTCCTTCGCGGATGATCGCTTCATCCTTTTCCACCTTGTGCCATTCGCTGATGCGCAGCACTTCCCACAGTTCGACGTCGCTGAAATCCTTGAAGAAATTCAGCGCGCGCAAGGTGTCGAACTTTTCGGTGTCGAAGATCTCTTCCTGCTGCGGCACGTTGTGGGTGATGAACGCCACCAGGTCGCGCGCGAATTCGTCCCAGGTCTGGTAGCGGTGTTCCGTCTCCTTGCACATCGCGCGCAGCACGATGGCATCCAGTTCGGGCGGGATCTCCGGGCGATAGGTGCTGGGCGGCGGCGGATCGATGTTCATGATCTGGTAGATCATGCTATAGCTGTTGGCCGCCTCGAACGGCAGCTTGCCGGTGAGCAGCCGGTACATGGTCACGCCCAGCGAATAGATATCGGTCTGGTGCGTCAGCGGCTGTTCCTTGATCTGTTCCGGCGACATGTACGCCGGCGAACCCACCCCGCTCACCTGGGTACTCTGCTGGTTATCGACGACTGCCGAGCCGAAGTCGGAGATCTTGATGTCGTTCTCGCCGCTGATCAGGATGTTGGCCGGCTTGATATCGCGGTGCGTAACCCCCTGATGCTGCGCGTATTCGAGCGCCTTGCAACACTTGTAGATGATCTCGGCGATATGCCCGAGATCCATCAGGTGGTCGACCTCGCCGTATTTCTCCAGCGTCTGGCCCTCGACGTATTCCATCACCATGTAGTTCACTTCGCCATCCATGACGGCGTCGTAGATCTTCACGATGTGCGGGTGCGACAGCTTGCCGGCGAGCGAAGCCTCGGTGAGCAGCAGTTTGCGATAGGCCTTGGCGCGCATCGAGTCGTGCAGCACGTTCAGGTTGAACACCTTGAGCGCAACCTGCTGCTGGCTGAAGGGGTCGAGCGCGAGGTACACGGTGCTGGTCGCGCCGTGTCCCAATTCCTTGACGATCTCGTATTTGCCGACCTTGTCCATCGCCATATAATCCCTCAGAGGCGCGCATTCTGAGTGTTAGACACTGCCCTGTCCAGAGGCCCTGCGCCGGCGGCGACTGGCGGCCCGGAAACACGGCAAAACTCGGTGCTATCATAACGGCCATGAAAAAATTCCTTCTTTACGCGTTCTTCACACTGCCCCTGTTCGCATACGCCGACGGCCTGCCCGATCTGGGCGATGCCTCGCAGGAACTGATCTCGCCGCAGATGGAACAGCAGATCGGCGAGCAGAGCATGTTCCAGATCCGCTCCAGCAGTACCTACATGGACGACCCGGAGTTGTCCGACTATCTCAACAACCTGGGCGCGCGTCTCGTCGCCAACAGCCCGGAGCCGGGACAGCCGTTCGTGTTCTTTGCCATCAACGACAACGCCATCAACGCCTTCGCCCTGCCCGGCGGTTTCGTCGGGGTGAACACCGGCCTGATCCAGCTGGCACAGACTGAATCCGAGCTCGCCTCGGTGCTGGGCCACGAAATCTCGCACGTCACGCAGCACCACTATGCGCGCCTGGTCGCCGGCCAGCGCTACGACTCTCTCGCGTCGCTGGCGACCCTGGCCGTGGCCATCCTCGCCGCACGCAACAGTCCGGACGCCGCCATGGCGGGTGTCATCGGCTCGCAAGCGGGGGCCATGCAGCACCAGCTCAACTTCACGCGCCAGCACGAGCAGGAAGCCGACCGCATCGGTCTCGGCATCCTGGAGAAGTCCGGTTTCGACACCCGCGCCATGCCGGCTTTCTTCGAACGCATGCAGAAAGCCACCCAGCTGGTGGAGGGGAACACCCCTTCCTATCTGCGCACGCACCCGGTCACCGCCGAGCGTATCGCCGATGTGGACGGCCGCGTGCAGCAGACGCCCTACCACATGGTGCCGGACAGCCTGGATTTCCAGCTGATGCGTTCGCGCATCACCGCCATGCAGATGATCCCGCAGGAGGCCGTTGTCTACTTCGACGATGCGCTGGGCGCGAAACGCTTCGGCAATCCCGTCGCCCACCGTTACGGACTGGTGCTGGCCTTGCTGCGCAACAACCAGCCGCAACGCGCGGAGCAGGAGTTCGCCACGCTGCAAAAGCAGGCGCCGAACAATGCGACCATCGAAACGCTGGGCGGCAGGATCATGCAGCTGGAAAAACCCGACAAGGACGTCATTGCCTACTACCGTGCAGCGCTGAAGAATTTCCCCCAACACCACGCGCTGATCTACGACTATGCCGAAGTGCTGCTGCAGGACCAGCGCTACACGGATGCGCTCAAGCTGCTGGACGAGCAGGTCAACCGCGACGGCAACGACCCCAAACTCTACGACCTGGAAGCACGCGCCTATGCAGCGCTGGGCCGGCGCCAGGAAGAACACCACATGCTGGCCTACTTCCATATCCTGCACGGCGATCTGGGTGGCACCATCGAACAGCTCGAACTGGCCAAGCAGGCGGGCAACGACTACTACCAGCTCTCCACCATCGAGACCGAGCTCAAGCAGTACCGCGAGATCGCCGAAGCCTACGACGAGAAGAAAAAGAAGAAGAAAAGATAGGCCGCACCCTGCCGCCAGCCGGGGAGATACCCATCCCCTGCAGCCGTGATCAGGCTGGCGCGGAAGCGCGCTGGCTGTAACGCGCGAACAGGAAGCAGGCCGCCACCACGCCGATGATGGCAAAACCGATGGTCAGTTCCCTGCCTTCCTGCCATGCGGATGCCTCGGGAAAGAACTTGCGCGACAATCCCAGCGCCGCCACCAGCAGGCTCAGCAACGCCACCGCGACGCCCATGATGCGCGAGGCGGCGCGCGCCGTGGCATCGGCGCGCTGCAACAGGTGCGAGATCCATAACCCGTTGGCCGCATCGGTCGCCATCATGCCCGCCATGAAACAGGAGGCCAGCAGCAAGGCATGGGAAATGCCGCCGTATTGCGTCGCCGTGGTGGAAAACAGGGCCGCCTGAGATAGCGTATCGAAGGACAATGCAAACAGCGCACCGACCAGCGCGATCAATAGCGGATGGCTGGCACGCCTGAAGCTGCCCAGCCAGCGCCCCTTGATGCCGATCATCTGCACCATCTCATGCGACGGGGTGGAAAACACGGCATGCAGATTGAGCATGCCCAGCAACAGCAGGAAGAACGCCGACACCCAGGCGCCCACATCGTCCATCCAGGCCGGCACCGCACCTTGCTGGAACAGGATGCTGGTGGCAACGGCCACCACGCACACAACCAGGCCATGGCCGACCGAGAACAGGAAACCGCACATGCGCGCCAGTCTGCGCCGCCCGGCAGCCGCGTTGAAGCGGGTCAGGCCGTCGATGGTGGCCAGATGGTCGGCATCCATGCCGTGCTTCATGCCCAGCACGAAGGCCAGTGCCACCAGGGGATAAATGCCGCCATGCATCGCATCCATAACGCCTCCATCGGGAAGGTTCAAACTGCCTTGGTAACGGGAATTATGCCAGCAATCGCAGCCGTCAACAGATCCGCGGCAATTGCTCTCCGGCCAGCCAATCCACCACGCGGCGACCGCCCAGCCGGGTGGTCATCTGCACAAAACCGTGCGCATCCGCCAGCACCTCGCCGATGACGGCGGCATCCCGGCCGAACGGATGGGCACGCATCGCCGCCAGCAAGCGATCCGCATCTGCCGGCGCGCAGATCGCCACCAGCTTGCCTTCATTCGCCACGTACAGCGGATCGAGGCCGAGCAACTCGCATGCCGCCTCGACCGGCTGATTCACCTTGATCGCGGACTCGTGCAGCATCATGCCTACGCCGGATTGCCTGGCGATCTCGTTCAGCGTCGTGGCCAGCCCGCCGCGCGTCGGGTCGCGCAGCACGCGCAGCCTGACACCGCTATCCAGCATCGCGGCAATCAGGCCGTGCAGCGCGGCGGTGTCGGAAACGATGGGGGCGGAGAAGGTCAGCCCCTCGCGCTGCGACAGGATCGCCATGCCGTGGTCGCCGATGGAGCCCGACAACAGGATCTTGTCGCCCGGCCGTGCCTGGTCGCCGGAAAGATGGATACCATCCGGCACCACGCCCACGCCGGTGGTGGTGATGAACACGCCGTCGCCCTTGCCTTGCTCCACCACCTTGGTGTCGCCGGTGACGATGGGCACGCCCGCTGCGCGCGCCGCCTGCGCCATCGATTCGACGATGCGATTCAAATCGGCCAGCGGAAAACCTTCTTCGAGGATGAACGACGCCGACAGGTACAGCGGTTTCGCCCCCATCACCGCTACATCGTTGATGGTGCCATGCACCGACAGGCAACCGATATCGCCGCCGGCAAAGAACAGCGGCGACACCACATGGCTGTCGGTCGCCATCACCAGCCGCCCTTGCGCCTGCGGCAGCAATGCGCCGTCGTTGCCCTGCGCCAGGTATTCGTTGTCGAACGCCGCCGCGAACAGCTCGGCGATCAGTTGTGCCATGGCGCGGCCGCCGGAGCCGTGCGACATGTCGACGCGACCGTGCTTGAGGTCGAGCGCGCGGGTGTAGTTGGGTTTCACCGTATTCATCAGGCAGTCTCTCTGAACCGTCCGTAACTGTAATGCGCCGCGCACGCGCCTTCCGAGGAGACCATGCACGAGCCCACCGGATTCTCCGGCGTGCACACCGTGCCGAATATCTTGCACTCCTGCGGGCGCTTCTGGCCGCGCAGGATGGCAGCGCATTCGCAGGCCTTGTTGTCCGGCACGGCCACGTAATCGACCTTGAATTTCTGCTCCGCATCGAAAGCGGCGAATTGGGGACGCAGTTTCAAGGCGCTGTGCGGCACGCTGCCGAGGCCGCGCCATTCGAACGCGTCGCGCAGCTCGAACACCTCCGCCACCAGTTCCTGCGCCTTGAGGTTGCCCTCGCGCGTCACCGCGCGGGTGAACTCGTTCTCGACGGCGGCGCGGCCGTCGTTCACCTGGCGCACCAGCATCAGGATGGCCTGCATCACATCCAGCGGCTCGAAACCGGCGATGACCACCGGCTTGTGGTAATCGTCGGCGAAAGGTTCATAGGGTTTGCTGCCGATGACGGTGGAGACATGTGCCGGGCCGACGAAGCCATCCAATGCGACGCCGCCTTCCACCGCGAGGATCGCGTGCATGGCGGCCGGCGTCAGCACGTGGTCGCACAGGATGCTGAAATTCTTCAGTCCTTCGGCGGCGGCCTGCCTGATCGCCACCGCAGTCGGCGGCGTGGTGGTCTCGAAACCGATGGCGAGGAACACCACTTCGCGCTGCGGATTGTCGCGCGCGATCTTCAGTGCATCCTGCGTCGAGTAGATCATGCGCACGTCGGCGCCGCCGGCCTTGGCGCGCATCAGCGACAGGTTGGCGGAAGCGGGTACGCGCACGGTATCGGCATAGGTGCACAGGATCACGTCCTGCTCGCGTGCCAGGCGGATCGCCTGGTCGATGCGGCCGATGGGCAGCACACATACCGGGCAGCCGGGGCCGTGGATCATGCGCACGTTCGGCGGCAAAAGATCGGCAAGGCCGTAGCGCGAAATGGCATGGGTATGCCCGCCGCAGAACTCCATCAGGCGGTAGGCACGTCCCGCATGCGCCTCGCCTGCGATGTTGGCGGCAATGTTCTTCGCCAGATCGCCGTCGCGGAATTCATCTACGTATTTCATACAGGCACCCTCACGAAATCCTCCTGCCGGCATGACGGGAGCGCCATCATGCTGCACCTCCGGTCAGCTCCTCGCGCAACTCATCCAGCTGCCCCATCTCGGCGAACAGTTGCAGCGTGCGCTCTGCCTCCTCCTGGTCCAGTTTCTGCAAGGCGTAGCCGACATGCACGATCACATATTCGCCGACTGCGGCATCGTCCACCAGCGCCAGCGAGATTTCCTTGCGCACTCCCCCCAGGTTGACGATCGCGTTGCCCGGGGTCGTCAGTTCTTCGATGCGGGCAGGTATGGCGAGGCACATGGTCAGGCTCCTTGATTGATGCGTTGCAGGGCGATGCTGGCCTGCCCGAAAGAGATGGCGCCATCGTTGGGCGGCAATTGCTGCGCGGTCAGCACGTGCAAGCCCTGCGCCGACAAGCTGTCGCTCAACGCCTGCGTCAATATGCCGTTCAGGAAACAGCCGCCGCCGAGCGCAACGCGGTCGATGCCGGAACGCCCCGCGGCGCGCAGCACCCAGGTGCACAAGCCTTCGGCCAGCGTGGCATGGAACAGCGCAGCGCCGTAGGCTGCATCCTTGCAGTCGGCGAGCGCGATCAGCAATGGGCGGAAATCCAGGTCGCTCTGGGCGGTGTGGATGTATCCCAGCGCCAGCGGCGCCACTTTGCCATGGCGTTCCGCCAGGCTCTCCAGCAGCATCGCCGCCTGTCCTTCATACCCTTGCACCTCGCTCACGCCCAGCAACCCGGCTGCCGCATCGAAGTAACGCCCCATGCTGCTTGAGGTGACGCAGTTCAACCGGCGTTGCAGCATGCCGACGACCATTTCTGCACCGCCCTGGCCGGGGAAACGGCGCACGATCTCGCCGGCACGCTGCATGTCGAACAAGACCGCCGCCGCCATCCGCCAGGGCTCGCGTGCTGCCCGGTCGCCGCCGGGCAGGGTCAACGGCGCGAGATGTCCGAAACGCTGGAAGTGCGTACCGTCCACATGCAACAGCTCGCCGCCCCATGCACTGCCGT from Sideroxyarcus emersonii includes:
- a CDS encoding sulfurtransferase TusA family protein; translated protein: MSGTAFDVELDVRQLACPLPILRAKKSLSAMSAGQVLRIVATDKGSPKDFVDFCSKTGNELLSSTEVGGEFIFLIRRR
- a CDS encoding rhodanese-like domain-containing protein, with amino-acid sequence MADFKIITANELPKLLSSGKVQLVDVRTDAEIARGRIGGAICLPLHLLPMRLQDLDAGKTTVFYCQMGGRSAQAAAFAAAQGLSDVYNLQGGIMAWAQAGGEIVA
- a CDS encoding serine/threonine-protein kinase translates to MAMDKVGKYEIVKELGHGATSTVYLALDPFSQQQVALKVFNLNVLHDSMRAKAYRKLLLTEASLAGKLSHPHIVKIYDAVMDGEVNYMVMEYVEGQTLEKYGEVDHLMDLGHIAEIIYKCCKALEYAQHQGVTHRDIKPANILISGENDIKISDFGSAVVDNQQSTQVSGVGSPAYMSPEQIKEQPLTHQTDIYSLGVTMYRLLTGKLPFEAANSYSMIYQIMNIDPPPPSTYRPEIPPELDAIVLRAMCKETEHRYQTWDEFARDLVAFITHNVPQQEEIFDTEKFDTLRALNFFKDFSDVELWEVLRISEWHKVEKDEAIIREGEEGHRFYIIASGSVRVVKQGRLLSLLHKGDCFGEMAHLSGKEARRTTDVITKTEVSLIEVDPEMLERATANCRYRFSEAFLEILVKRLSMANTRIARLLSDHGDEQ
- a CDS encoding M48 family metalloprotease → MKKFLLYAFFTLPLFAYADGLPDLGDASQELISPQMEQQIGEQSMFQIRSSSTYMDDPELSDYLNNLGARLVANSPEPGQPFVFFAINDNAINAFALPGGFVGVNTGLIQLAQTESELASVLGHEISHVTQHHYARLVAGQRYDSLASLATLAVAILAARNSPDAAMAGVIGSQAGAMQHQLNFTRQHEQEADRIGLGILEKSGFDTRAMPAFFERMQKATQLVEGNTPSYLRTHPVTAERIADVDGRVQQTPYHMVPDSLDFQLMRSRITAMQMIPQEAVVYFDDALGAKRFGNPVAHRYGLVLALLRNNQPQRAEQEFATLQKQAPNNATIETLGGRIMQLEKPDKDVIAYYRAALKNFPQHHALIYDYAEVLLQDQRYTDALKLLDEQVNRDGNDPKLYDLEARAYAALGRRQEEHHMLAYFHILHGDLGGTIEQLELAKQAGNDYYQLSTIETELKQYREIAEAYDEKKKKKKR
- a CDS encoding nickel transporter, with the translated sequence MDAMHGGIYPLVALAFVLGMKHGMDADHLATIDGLTRFNAAAGRRRLARMCGFLFSVGHGLVVCVVAVATSILFQQGAVPAWMDDVGAWVSAFFLLLLGMLNLHAVFSTPSHEMVQMIGIKGRWLGSFRRASHPLLIALVGALFALSFDTLSQAALFSTTATQYGGISHALLLASCFMAGMMATDAANGLWISHLLQRADATARAASRIMGVAVALLSLLVAALGLSRKFFPEASAWQEGRELTIGFAIIGVVAACFLFARYSQRASAPA
- the hypE gene encoding hydrogenase expression/formation protein HypE, with translation MNTVKPNYTRALDLKHGRVDMSHGSGGRAMAQLIAELFAAAFDNEYLAQGNDGALLPQAQGRLVMATDSHVVSPLFFAGGDIGCLSVHGTINDVAVMGAKPLYLSASFILEEGFPLADLNRIVESMAQAARAAGVPIVTGDTKVVEQGKGDGVFITTTGVGVVPDGIHLSGDQARPGDKILLSGSIGDHGMAILSQREGLTFSAPIVSDTAALHGLIAAMLDSGVRLRVLRDPTRGGLATTLNEIARQSGVGMMLHESAIKVNQPVEAACELLGLDPLYVANEGKLVAICAPADADRLLAAMRAHPFGRDAAVIGEVLADAHGFVQMTTRLGGRRVVDWLAGEQLPRIC
- the hypD gene encoding hydrogenase formation protein HypD produces the protein MKYVDEFRDGDLAKNIAANIAGEAHAGRAYRLMEFCGGHTHAISRYGLADLLPPNVRMIHGPGCPVCVLPIGRIDQAIRLAREQDVILCTYADTVRVPASANLSLMRAKAGGADVRMIYSTQDALKIARDNPQREVVFLAIGFETTTPPTAVAIRQAAAEGLKNFSILCDHVLTPAAMHAILAVEGGVALDGFVGPAHVSTVIGSKPYEPFADDYHKPVVIAGFEPLDVMQAILMLVRQVNDGRAAVENEFTRAVTREGNLKAQELVAEVFELRDAFEWRGLGSVPHSALKLRPQFAAFDAEQKFKVDYVAVPDNKACECAAILRGQKRPQECKIFGTVCTPENPVGSCMVSSEGACAAHYSYGRFRETA
- a CDS encoding HypC/HybG/HupF family hydrogenase formation chaperone, whose product is MCLAIPARIEELTTPGNAIVNLGGVRKEISLALVDDAAVGEYVIVHVGYALQKLDQEEAERTLQLFAEMGQLDELREELTGGAA